The proteins below come from a single uncultured Campylobacter sp. genomic window:
- a CDS encoding efflux RND transporter periplasmic adaptor subunit, with amino-acid sequence MNKILLFLLSAAVALCAQDRIYASFDVAAAKDAQLALKAVGIVKAVNVEIGSAVKRGDVLLELENESEKLAVKLAQNDLESAQTAKAHAKSVLDKFKLVQSVSSKQAFENAEFDFKNAALAENRARLALNLSQKRLEDTRLLAPFDGTISGKSIEVGEGVGGVAQKLMSVFSYPDVKLKLSFDEKFKDRVKIGSEFIYKLDGQSEERHGKISLIYPTIDTKNGKIYAEVQARNLTLGLFGEGYIVSSAQDGDATSDKNAAEPKNKDENKTFGLKFEGLKSGGHAAAGAKFDDKKVSLDAARFLNLTSQTKSEINSSSNSARGVKFDSAAKNANLMSGSNLSYKQRDINLNAEFDAAQFLLAAKRQTLFMEQSGRVNLTQKAVLAKARNV; translated from the coding sequence ATGAATAAAATTTTACTATTTTTACTGAGCGCGGCGGTTGCGCTTTGTGCCCAAGATAGGATCTATGCGAGCTTTGACGTCGCAGCGGCAAAAGACGCGCAGCTCGCGCTAAAAGCCGTGGGTATCGTAAAGGCCGTAAACGTAGAAATAGGCTCCGCGGTAAAGCGCGGCGACGTGCTGCTCGAGCTTGAAAACGAGAGCGAAAAGCTAGCCGTCAAGCTCGCGCAAAACGACCTAGAAAGCGCGCAGACGGCAAAAGCCCACGCAAAAAGCGTGTTAGATAAATTTAAGCTCGTTCAAAGCGTGAGCTCGAAGCAGGCTTTTGAAAATGCGGAATTTGATTTTAAAAATGCCGCACTAGCCGAAAACAGAGCACGGTTGGCGCTAAATTTGTCGCAAAAAAGACTTGAGGATACGCGGCTACTCGCGCCTTTTGACGGGACGATCTCGGGCAAGAGTATCGAGGTCGGCGAGGGTGTCGGCGGCGTAGCGCAAAAGCTGATGTCGGTATTTTCATATCCAGACGTCAAGCTCAAGCTTAGCTTTGACGAAAAATTTAAAGACCGCGTGAAAATCGGTAGCGAATTTATCTATAAACTAGACGGTCAAAGCGAGGAGAGGCACGGTAAAATCAGCCTCATCTACCCGACTATCGACACGAAAAATGGCAAAATTTACGCCGAAGTGCAGGCGCGAAATTTGACGCTGGGACTTTTTGGCGAGGGGTATATCGTCTCTAGCGCTCAAGACGGGGATGCAACGAGCGATAAAAATGCCGCCGAGCCTAAAAACAAGGACGAAAATAAAACATTTGGGCTTAAATTTGAAGGCTTGAAAAGCGGCGGTCATGCCGCTGCTGGCGCGAAATTTGACGATAAAAAAGTCAGCCTTGACGCGGCTAGGTTTTTAAATTTAACATCGCAAACGAAAAGCGAGATAAATTCGAGCTCAAATTCGGCGCGCGGCGTTAAATTTGACTCCGCTGCGAAAAATGCAAATTTGATGAGCGGGTCAAATTTATCGTATAAACAGCGAGATATAAATTTAAACGCCGAATTTGACGCGGCGCAATTTTTGCTTGCCGCCAAACGCCAAACGCTTTTTATGGAGCAGAGCGGACGGGTAAATTTGACGCAAAAGGCAGTTTTGGCGAAGGCGCGAAATGTATAA
- a CDS encoding TolC family protein: MKKIYIFLSFCVFLGGSEIKFEGNLHELILAAQSSNLAQISNYEPQKAQLQKDAVKSAYMPSLRVEGGYSFLSGDINVLRPQRAATARAILELAVYDGGKREALLSSLSHLSAAEILKNEEYQNLLAFNATKLYFSFLSLGELATAKEGEINYLKNALNRLEKYYRAGLSDESEYEAINARYAMALAERLEITQNQNEIKNQIYALTGRDIEPVAGSRIAFADDDFAPQKSAKPELEALSLNFAAALEDEKITASETNPQIFIKNTYTFMRTHYDRNLLPAQYRSVLEPYFNDFFKPNLNTNELILGFSWKAFDFGANKKRREIKRISALQAKLNLDQKRLQNELNLANIKNDLKTLEQKIAAGKSALNSAQTSLNAVSKKYEAGLLGYVEFLNATAQSFSAGSALELSKSKFEIKKAEYLYERGGKITENIEKTERK, from the coding sequence ATGAAAAAAATTTATATATTTTTGAGTTTTTGCGTTTTTTTAGGCGGTTCGGAGATTAAATTTGAAGGAAATTTACACGAGCTGATTTTGGCTGCGCAGAGCTCAAATTTGGCTCAAATTTCAAACTACGAACCGCAAAAAGCGCAGCTGCAAAAAGATGCCGTAAAGAGTGCGTATATGCCAAGCCTCAGGGTTGAGGGCGGATACAGCTTTTTAAGCGGCGACATAAACGTCTTGCGTCCGCAAAGAGCCGCCACGGCAAGGGCGATTTTGGAGCTTGCCGTTTATGACGGCGGCAAAAGAGAAGCCCTGCTAAGCTCGCTTTCGCACCTTAGCGCGGCTGAAATTTTAAAAAACGAGGAGTATCAAAACCTGCTCGCGTTTAACGCGACCAAGCTTTATTTTAGCTTTTTGTCGCTTGGCGAGCTCGCGACTGCAAAAGAGGGCGAGATAAACTACCTAAAAAACGCTCTAAATAGGCTGGAAAAATACTACCGCGCGGGACTTAGTGACGAGAGCGAGTATGAAGCGATAAACGCTAGATACGCCATGGCGCTCGCCGAACGCCTCGAAATCACGCAAAATCAAAACGAGATAAAAAATCAAATTTACGCGCTAACTGGCAGAGATATAGAGCCTGTAGCGGGCTCTAGGATCGCGTTTGCAGACGACGACTTCGCGCCGCAAAAAAGCGCAAAGCCAGAGCTTGAAGCGCTTAGTCTAAATTTTGCCGCGGCTTTGGAAGACGAAAAAATAACCGCATCCGAGACGAACCCGCAAATTTTCATAAAAAATACCTACACCTTTATGCGCACGCATTACGATAGAAACTTGCTGCCCGCGCAGTATAGAAGCGTGCTGGAGCCCTATTTCAATGACTTTTTTAAGCCAAATTTAAATACAAACGAGCTGATTTTGGGCTTTAGCTGGAAGGCGTTTGATTTTGGCGCGAACAAAAAGCGGCGCGAGATAAAGCGCATAAGCGCGCTGCAAGCGAAGTTAAATTTAGATCAAAAGCGCTTGCAAAACGAGCTAAATTTAGCAAATATCAAAAACGATCTAAAGACGCTCGAGCAAAAGATCGCCGCAGGTAAAAGCGCGCTAAACTCGGCGCAAACCTCGCTAAATGCCGTTAGCAAAAAGTACGAAGCTGGGCTGCTAGGGTACGTCGAGTTTTTAAACGCGACCGCGCAGAGCTTTAGCGCAGGTAGCGCGCTGGAGCTAAGCAAGAGTAAATTTGAGATCAAAAAGGCGGAGTATCTATATGAGCGCGGCGGCAAAATCACCGAAAATATCGAAAAAACGGAGCGCAAATGA
- the fliP gene encoding flagellar type III secretion system pore protein FliP (The bacterial flagellar biogenesis protein FliP forms a type III secretion system (T3SS)-type pore required for flagellar assembly.) has protein sequence MKKLTFLLFFIFASVAIGEDNVTIPTVNLSLSAPTTPTQLVSSLNVLLVLTVLTLAPSLIFMMTSFLRLIIVFSFLRQAMGTQQMPPSTVLISLAMVLTFFIMEPVGKKAYEAGVQPYLSEQIGYQEAFERGVKPFREFMIKNTREKDLALFLRIRNMPNPQSFDDIPLTVVMSAFMISEMKTAFEIAFLLYLPFLVIDMVVSSVLMAMGMMMLPPTMISLPFKLLIFVLVDGWNLLVMNLVKSFH, from the coding sequence TTGAAAAAACTGACGTTTTTGCTGTTTTTTATCTTTGCGTCGGTCGCGATCGGCGAGGATAACGTCACGATCCCGACCGTAAATCTCAGCCTAAGCGCGCCAACTACGCCCACTCAGCTAGTTAGCTCGCTAAACGTCCTACTGGTCCTCACCGTCCTCACGCTGGCTCCTTCGCTCATTTTTATGATGACTAGCTTTTTGCGGCTCATTATCGTTTTTTCGTTCCTGCGACAGGCGATGGGCACGCAGCAGATGCCGCCGTCTACGGTGCTTATTAGTCTTGCGATGGTGCTTACGTTTTTTATCATGGAGCCTGTGGGCAAGAAAGCCTACGAAGCGGGCGTGCAGCCCTATCTAAGCGAACAAATCGGCTACCAAGAGGCTTTTGAGCGCGGAGTGAAGCCGTTTCGCGAGTTTATGATAAAAAATACCCGCGAGAAGGATCTGGCGCTATTTTTACGCATCAGAAATATGCCAAACCCGCAAAGCTTTGATGATATCCCGCTCACGGTCGTGATGAGCGCATTTATGATCAGCGAGATGAAAACGGCGTTTGAGATAGCATTTTTGCTCTATCTGCCGTTTTTGGTCATCGATATGGTCGTTAGCTCCGTGCTTATGGCGATGGGTATGATGATGCTGCCGCCGACGATGATTTCACTGCCGTTTAAGCTGCTTATTTTCGTGCTCGTCGACGGGTGGAATTTGCTCGTCATGAACCTCGTTAAAAGCTTTCATTAG
- a CDS encoding flagellar motor protein MotB: protein MAKKLIDPSDCPKCLPEWLAAFGDLMSLLLCFFVLLLSMSTMDAKKLEAAIGSLNGALGVLEGGAKPDVSAEQNQDDHATSNKERTGVKSNFEQTLRSINELLHASGSPEITFEESESGFVIRLPANLLFAKDSAQLQSDDALLFLKRIAMVIAKLPPDVVANVIGHTDSEQPASTEFKDNWQLSSARAISVVGELIKDGVDPKKLTASAKAEFDPFATNFTEQGREKNRRVEIHFVSLNLDDKAKTQKSILDAQE, encoded by the coding sequence ATGGCTAAAAAGTTAATCGATCCAAGCGACTGCCCCAAATGCTTACCCGAATGGCTTGCGGCTTTTGGCGACTTGATGTCGCTTTTGCTTTGCTTTTTCGTACTGCTTCTTTCGATGAGTACGATGGACGCAAAGAAGCTAGAGGCCGCGATCGGCTCGCTAAACGGAGCACTAGGCGTGCTTGAGGGCGGAGCAAAGCCTGATGTGAGCGCCGAGCAAAATCAAGACGACCATGCCACCTCAAATAAAGAACGCACGGGCGTGAAGTCGAATTTCGAGCAGACGCTGCGCTCTATCAACGAGCTTTTGCACGCTAGCGGCTCGCCTGAAATCACCTTTGAAGAGAGCGAGAGCGGATTTGTGATTAGATTACCCGCAAATTTACTCTTTGCAAAAGATAGCGCCCAGCTGCAAAGCGACGACGCGTTACTTTTTTTAAAGCGTATCGCGATGGTTATAGCAAAGCTGCCGCCTGACGTCGTAGCAAACGTGATCGGCCACACCGATAGCGAGCAGCCCGCGTCTACCGAGTTTAAAGACAACTGGCAGCTATCGTCGGCTAGGGCTATTAGCGTGGTTGGCGAGCTCATCAAAGATGGAGTCGATCCTAAAAAGCTAACCGCATCCGCAAAGGCCGAATTTGATCCGTTTGCGACGAATTTTACCGAGCAGGGCAGGGAGAAAAACCGCAGGGTCGAGATCCACTTTGTTTCGTTAAATTTAGACGACAAAGCCAAAACGCAAAAAAGTATACTGGACGCGCAGGAGTAA
- a CDS encoding motility protein A, whose translation MDLGSVVGWIVVMVLLLGSMQMGVGIGAYIDIPSVLIVFGGTICALMIGFKMEQIKKLGTFYGIAAKPKTYNLPEIVKKMVEYSTKARRDGILALESDANNETDPFLKKGLSMAVDGNEPDAIRSLLEIDMEQASSRHGDNIKIFEQIAGFAGSMGMIGTLIGLVAMLMNMSDPSAIGPSMAVALITTLYGAMIGNILGSPVANILSIRDKDEGTAKVLMLEGIMAIQAGDNPRTLEMKLLSFLPPKDRVSQFDK comes from the coding sequence ATGGATTTAGGTAGCGTCGTCGGTTGGATAGTTGTTATGGTGCTTTTGCTCGGTTCGATGCAAATGGGCGTCGGAATCGGAGCTTATATCGATATTCCCTCGGTTTTGATCGTTTTTGGCGGTACGATTTGCGCTTTGATGATCGGCTTTAAGATGGAGCAGATAAAAAAATTAGGCACGTTTTACGGCATTGCCGCAAAACCTAAAACCTATAATCTGCCCGAAATCGTAAAAAAAATGGTCGAGTACTCTACAAAAGCTCGCCGCGACGGTATTTTGGCGCTTGAAAGCGACGCAAATAACGAAACTGATCCGTTTCTAAAAAAAGGCTTATCCATGGCAGTTGACGGCAACGAACCGGACGCCATCAGATCGCTGCTTGAGATAGATATGGAGCAGGCTAGCTCGAGGCACGGCGATAATATCAAAATTTTTGAGCAAATCGCGGGTTTTGCGGGCTCGATGGGTATGATCGGTACGCTCATCGGCCTGGTTGCGATGCTAATGAACATGTCCGATCCTTCGGCTATCGGTCCGTCGATGGCGGTCGCTCTTATCACGACGCTTTACGGAGCGATGATAGGAAACATCCTCGGCTCGCCGGTGGCAAACATCCTAAGTATCCGCGACAAGGACGAAGGTACGGCAAAGGTGCTAATGCTAGAGGGCATAATGGCTATCCAAGCCGGCGACAACCCTAGGACGCTTGAAATGAAACTGCTATCGTTTCTGCCGCCTAAAGACCGCGTTAGTCAGTTTGATAAGTAG
- a CDS encoding PepSY-associated TM helix domain-containing protein yields MFSFFKKMLRKNKFLFNLHLILSIVFAIPLLLVGITGAILSYQNELEELINLNSVKVEKTGEMLSVEKILQSFSEQTGVKQPARLVLQKSGNEAVKIYASRSEAYLVNPYTAQIIGKDYGTAFVRTVMSLHRNLGLALSGDKTAGEVGKQIVGASTVAMIILVISGVWLHFPRLKQKFSAAITPNFKLKKYALFHNLHTSLGALSAVIYLVICLTGLTWSYRWYSDMEMKLFVSSQNMPQNESKPGLVKDEAKKSAEYKFSDAQRAYEIFKSSGTEYKELSLMLAAGDKINVRYYEPDAPSTAFPKMTSVDVKEGKMVEQKQTEGITAGMVKSANYQLHTGYFFGIAGKILWSAVSLLMALFIFSGFYMTAKRAFKPKRA; encoded by the coding sequence TTGTTTTCATTTTTTAAAAAAATGCTTAGGAAAAATAAATTTTTGTTTAATCTCCACCTAATTTTGTCGATAGTTTTTGCTATTCCGCTACTTCTTGTCGGCATTACGGGCGCGATTTTGTCGTATCAAAACGAGCTTGAGGAGCTTATAAATTTAAACTCCGTCAAGGTCGAAAAAACCGGCGAAATGCTAAGCGTGGAGAAAATTTTGCAAAGCTTTAGCGAGCAAACGGGCGTCAAACAGCCCGCAAGGCTGGTGCTGCAAAAAAGCGGAAACGAAGCGGTCAAAATTTACGCTAGCAGGAGCGAAGCGTACTTGGTTAATCCCTATACCGCGCAAATAATCGGCAAGGACTACGGCACCGCTTTCGTGCGCACGGTTATGTCGCTGCACCGAAATTTAGGCCTTGCGCTAAGCGGCGACAAAACTGCGGGCGAGGTCGGCAAGCAGATCGTAGGCGCAAGCACGGTTGCTATGATAATCCTCGTGATAAGCGGCGTTTGGCTACATTTTCCGCGCCTTAAGCAAAAATTTTCCGCAGCTATCACGCCGAATTTTAAACTCAAAAAATACGCCCTTTTTCACAACCTGCACACGAGCCTAGGCGCCTTAAGCGCGGTAATCTATCTAGTTATCTGTTTAACGGGTCTAACGTGGTCGTACCGCTGGTATAGCGATATGGAAATGAAACTTTTCGTCAGTTCGCAAAATATGCCCCAAAACGAGTCCAAGCCGGGTCTTGTAAAAGACGAGGCTAAAAAGAGCGCCGAGTATAAATTTAGCGACGCGCAGAGAGCTTACGAGATATTTAAATCAAGCGGCACGGAGTATAAAGAACTTAGCTTGATGCTAGCAGCCGGAGATAAGATAAACGTCAGATACTACGAGCCTGATGCGCCTAGTACGGCTTTTCCTAAAATGACGTCCGTAGACGTAAAAGAGGGCAAGATGGTGGAGCAAAAGCAAACCGAGGGCATAACGGCGGGTATGGTAAAAAGCGCGAACTACCAGCTGCATACGGGGTATTTTTTCGGGATTGCGGGTAAAATTTTGTGGTCGGCGGTTTCGCTTTTGATGGCGCTTTTTATATTTAGCGGATTTTATATGACGGCAAAAAGGGCGTTTAAACCAAAAAGAGCTTAG
- the glmU gene encoding bifunctional UDP-N-acetylglucosamine diphosphorylase/glucosamine-1-phosphate N-acetyltransferase GlmU encodes MSDIGVVVLAAGLGTRMKSTKPKVLFELCGEPMITHILRKAYEISSDVSVVLSYQKELVEAKIKEIFPQTKIYEQNLKDFPGTAGALKNIPLNSEKTLILCGDMPLIKTNDLIRLSAGNADVALSVFEAADPYGYGRVIINNGKVEAIVEQKDATETQKMIKSANAGCYCFKSKVLREILPLIGNENSQKEFYLTDAIKIANERGLKCWAVNVEEQNFMGINDKFQLSIAQNLMQDEIKKNLMKAGVLMRLPNSVYIDSRAKFEGECELQENVSIIGECLIKNSVIKSGSVVENSVIEDSDVGPLAHLRPKCEIKNTHIGNFVELKAARLNGVKAGHLSYLGDCEIGPGTNVGCGTITCNYDGKAKHKTIIGKNVFIGSDTQLVAPVNVGDDVIIAAGSTVTSDVPNGALAISRTKQVNKEGFFYKFFNDAKSDENAKK; translated from the coding sequence ATGAGCGATATCGGCGTAGTGGTGCTTGCCGCGGGGCTTGGCACGAGGATGAAATCAACCAAACCAAAGGTACTTTTCGAGCTTTGCGGGGAGCCGATGATTACCCATATTTTGCGCAAGGCTTATGAGATCAGTAGCGACGTGAGCGTGGTTTTGAGCTATCAAAAAGAGCTCGTTGAAGCCAAAATCAAAGAAATTTTCCCCCAAACTAAAATTTACGAACAAAATTTAAAAGATTTCCCCGGCACTGCGGGCGCGCTAAAAAACATCCCGCTAAATAGCGAAAAAACGCTGATTTTGTGCGGAGATATGCCGCTTATCAAAACCAACGACCTAATCCGCCTAAGCGCGGGCAACGCAGACGTCGCGCTAAGCGTTTTTGAGGCCGCAGACCCCTACGGCTACGGCCGCGTCATCATAAATAACGGCAAAGTAGAGGCTATCGTCGAGCAAAAAGACGCGACTGAGACGCAAAAAATGATAAAAAGCGCAAACGCCGGCTGCTACTGCTTTAAAAGCAAAGTTTTACGCGAGATTTTGCCCCTCATCGGTAACGAAAACTCGCAGAAAGAATTTTATCTAACAGATGCGATAAAAATCGCAAACGAGCGCGGTCTAAAATGCTGGGCCGTCAATGTCGAAGAGCAAAATTTCATGGGCATAAACGATAAATTTCAGCTAAGCATCGCCCAAAATTTGATGCAGGATGAAATCAAGAAAAATTTGATGAAAGCGGGCGTGCTAATGCGTCTGCCAAATAGCGTCTATATCGATAGCCGCGCGAAATTTGAAGGCGAATGCGAACTGCAAGAAAACGTAAGCATCATCGGAGAGTGCCTCATCAAAAACTCCGTCATCAAAAGCGGCTCGGTCGTAGAAAACTCCGTCATCGAAGACTCGGACGTCGGCCCTCTAGCGCACCTGCGCCCAAAATGCGAGATCAAAAACACTCACATCGGAAATTTCGTCGAGCTAAAAGCAGCCAGGCTAAACGGCGTCAAGGCAGGCCATCTAAGCTATCTGGGCGACTGCGAGATCGGCCCTGGTACAAACGTAGGCTGCGGCACGATCACGTGCAACTACGACGGCAAAGCCAAGCACAAAACGATCATCGGCAAAAACGTCTTTATCGGCTCGGATACGCAGCTGGTTGCTCCCGTAAATGTCGGCGACGACGTGATAATCGCCGCGGGAAGCACCGTAACTAGCGACGTACCAAACGGCGCGCTAGCCATCAGCCGCACGAAACAGGTAAATAAAGAAGGCTTTTTCTACAAATTTTTTAACGACGCAAAAAGCGACGAAAATGCTAAAAAATAA
- the coaBC gene encoding bifunctional phosphopantothenoylcysteine decarboxylase/phosphopantothenate--cysteine ligase CoaBC, translating to MLKNKKILLAVCGSIAFYKAYEILSALKKEGADVRVMLSDGALKFCSEAGFEALCEHKILTSRTESWQDGLNHIAYAKTDLILIAPASVNTINKLASGICDNVFMQTLIASPAPLLIAPAANDKMINHFSTRKNFEFLAENGASFIEPVEKTLACGDMGKGALADVSTIIYETKRMLTEPKFKGQKVIVTGGATSEKIDDVRAVTNLSSGKTAKALADAFYYAGADVTLIASFETANAPYKTLKFQSSAELKELLRANLTDANLLAMAAAVSDYAPKTKFEGKLKKQNLGEIWTLELAQNDDVLGSLADFKNVKKIGFKMETDASNAMQNAKNMLEKKSLDAVCLNVLGGEVNFGSDSTQITFITHRGAQNIALTSKEDAARQIVNLASKL from the coding sequence ATGCTAAAAAATAAAAAAATTTTGCTCGCGGTTTGCGGCAGTATCGCGTTTTATAAGGCTTATGAAATTTTATCCGCGCTAAAAAAAGAAGGCGCGGACGTGCGGGTTATGCTTAGCGACGGAGCGCTCAAATTTTGCTCGGAAGCAGGCTTTGAAGCGCTGTGCGAGCATAAAATTTTAACCTCGCGCACGGAGAGTTGGCAGGACGGGCTAAATCACATCGCCTATGCTAAAACCGATCTGATCCTCATCGCGCCCGCGAGCGTAAATACGATAAACAAGCTTGCAAGCGGCATTTGCGATAACGTTTTCATGCAGACTCTGATCGCTAGCCCCGCTCCCCTACTCATCGCGCCGGCAGCCAACGACAAAATGATAAATCACTTCTCCACACGCAAAAATTTCGAATTTTTAGCGGAAAACGGCGCGAGTTTTATCGAGCCGGTAGAAAAAACCCTAGCCTGCGGCGATATGGGCAAAGGCGCGCTAGCAGACGTTTCAACGATCATCTACGAAACCAAAAGAATGCTAACGGAGCCAAAATTTAAAGGACAAAAGGTGATCGTCACGGGCGGCGCCACGAGCGAAAAGATCGACGACGTAAGGGCCGTGACGAATTTATCCAGCGGCAAGACGGCAAAAGCGCTGGCGGACGCCTTTTACTACGCGGGCGCGGACGTGACGCTCATAGCTAGCTTTGAGACGGCAAACGCGCCATATAAAACGCTCAAATTTCAAAGCTCGGCGGAGTTAAAAGAGCTGCTACGCGCAAATTTGACGGACGCAAATTTGCTCGCGATGGCGGCTGCGGTTAGCGACTATGCTCCAAAAACCAAATTTGAAGGCAAACTAAAAAAGCAAAACTTAGGCGAAATTTGGACGCTAGAGCTAGCGCAAAATGACGACGTTTTAGGCTCTTTGGCGGATTTTAAAAACGTCAAAAAAATCGGCTTTAAAATGGAAACGGACGCCTCAAACGCTATGCAAAATGCAAAAAATATGCTTGAAAAAAAGAGCCTCGACGCCGTTTGCCTAAACGTGCTTGGCGGCGAGGTAAATTTCGGCTCGGATAGCACGCAAATCACCTTTATCACGCATCGGGGCGCGCAAAATATCGCGCTAACGTCCAAAGAGGATGCGGCGCGGCAAATCGTAAATTTAGCAAGCAAGCTATGA